The following is a genomic window from Flavobacterium sp..
TTGAGATTTACTAAAACGATGAATCTCATCAATGAATAAAATCGGATTTTTTGCGGTAAACAAACCACTACTTTGCTTCGCTTTTTCAATTACTTCACGAATGTCTTTAACACCCGAATGTATCGCGCTCAGTTGGTAAAACGGACGTTTACTTTCTTGCGCCATAATTTGTGCCAAGGTAGTTTTTCCAGTTCCTGGAGGTCCCCATAAAATCAAACTTGGAATTAATCCTTTGGCAATTTGTTGCGTCAACGAACCCTCAGGCCCAACTAAATGCAATTGGCTGATGTAATCCGATAATTGTTGTGGGCGAATGCGTTCGGCTAATGGTCGATTCATGACGTAAAATTACAATTTTATGACAAATGTGCATAGAAATATTTTTGGCTTTATCTTTGAATTCAAATCAATATGAAAAAACAGCACGATAATCCTTTTCAGTTTACAAAAGCGGTCATTTTTTTACCGTTGTTTTTTGTGATGACTTTATGGTCAGTTTTTTGGTACGAATTGCAATTTCAAGACAATTTATCGCATTTTGGAATTTATCCAAGAGAAGTGTATGGATTAAAAGGAATTCTATTCAGTCCTTTTTTGCATGGTGATATTGAGCATTTGGCGAACAATTCGTTTGCCTTATTGGTCTTGTTGCCTATTTTGAGATATTTTTACAAAGAACAATCGTTTGTTGTTTTGCTGTTCGGAATTATATTTTCAGGATTAGGAACTTGGCTGTTAGGAAGACCAAGTTACCACATTGGCGCCAGCGGATTAATCTATGCTTTAGTAAGTTTTATTTTCTTCAAAGGTATTTTTACCAAATATTATCGATTGGTAGCTTTATCATTTACCATTGTAATTTTATACGGTGGAAGCGTTTGGTATATGTTTCCAAATGTAAAAGAAGGTATTTCGTGGGAAGGACATTTAGCGGGATTTATTGTTGGATTGGCTTTAGCTTTAGTTCTAAAAACGCCCCAATTTTCAAAACCTATTTTCTACGAATGGGAAAAACCCGATTTCAACCCAGAACTCGACCCATTTATGAAAAACTTCGATGAAAAAGGAAATTTTAATCCACCACCAAAACCAGAAGAAGTCATTAGAGAATACTTCAATTCTTCTATGAAAGTGGTGTATGAGTTTTTAGGAGGGAAAAAATAAGTCAATTCGGCAATATGTCAATTAGCCAATTAAAATTAATTTACTCAAAAGCTATTGGCACATTGTCACATTGAAAATTGACTAATTAAGTCTCTGTCTCAAAGCTTCATACAAAAAAGCACCACAAGCTACCGAAACATTTAATGATTCAATCGTGCCAAACATTGGTAATTTTGCTTTTTCATCTACAATTTTTAACACTGAAGGATTTACTCCTCGGTCTTCGCTACCCATAATAATTGCTACGCCTTCGTTGAAGTTGATGTCATAAATGTGTTGCTCTGTTTTTTCAGTTGCCGCAACGGTTTTAATTCCAGAACCTTGTAAATAGAAAATGGCGTCTTTGATATGATCTACTTTACAAATAGGTACATTAAAAACTGCACCAGCGGAAGTTTTAACTGTATCTCCATTTACAGGAGCCGAACCTTGTTTTTGGATAATAATTCCGTCAACACCTGTGCATTCTGCTGTTCTGATGATAGCACCAAAATTACGCGCATCAGATAATTGATCTAAAATTAGGAATAAAGGTTTTTTACCAGTTTCAATAACGCCTTCCACTAAAGTTTCTAATAAAACAAAAGAAATAGGAGCAATGGTTGCCACGGCACCTTGGTGGTTATTTGGAGTTAATCGGTTTAGTTTTTCAACAGGAACGTATGAAAAGTTGATGTTGTTTCTTTTCATTGTTTTCATCAAATCTTGCATCAAGTCGCCTTGTGCATCTTTTTGAACGAATACTTTATCAATTTCCTTTTTAGCGTTAATTGCTTCAATTATTGCTCTAATCCCGAATATTTGGTTGTCTTTTTCCATGGCGCAAAGATAGGATTTTAGTTTGATTTATTATAGATTTTGATTTTCAATAGTTTTGTTTTGCCACGGATTAAAGGATTAGATGGATTTTTTAAAATATCCCAATGGAAAAGTAATCCGTGAAAATCGTTTAATCCGTGGCTTAATCTTAAAAATTCGTTTTAAAACTAATGTGAACAATCGAATTAGAAAGTTTTATCGCTTGCTCGCTTGTGCTTCCGTTGGCATAAACCAAATTTAATAATCCATTTTTTGTGAATAATCCAAATCCGAATCCCAAACCTAATAATCGGTCTTCTGTATTAGAAGTTTTGTCTTGGAAATAGCCAAAATCGGTGATGGAATGTATGTATAAATTAGAAGCAACTAAATAACGATATTCTGCGATAATTCCGGTGTAAGCATTGGCTTGTAAGCTGTTTTCATTAAAGCCTCGTATCGAATTGATACCTCCAAATCGAAACAACTCATTAATCACATAATCATTACTCTGTAAATAAAAAGTCTGATTTCGAACAAAAATGCTGTTTTTTGTGCTCAGACTCACATTGTAACTCAAATCCAACTGGGTAAAAAACTGACTCATTTTTTGAGATGCAATCGTTCTATTTCCTGTCCCAAATTTCACAAAAACTTTTGCCTTTTCAGGAAAAATAAAACTATCAGGATTTAATTCAAGATGTTCAAAGCTCGAGGTTAAGAAGGTATTCGTGAAATCATTCAAACTAAACGAATTTGTATTTTGGATATCCACGGAATTTGTTTTTTGATATCCAACAAAAGCTTTTGTATTGTATGAGAAATAATAACCCAAATTCAAATCGGTAACCGTATTCTGAAAAGTAGAATCTTGTTTAAAAATTCTCAAATTGGCTTTAATTCCGATAGGTGTTTTAAAAATATAAGGTAATTCGGTTCCAA
Proteins encoded in this region:
- a CDS encoding rhomboid family intramembrane serine protease — its product is MKKQHDNPFQFTKAVIFLPLFFVMTLWSVFWYELQFQDNLSHFGIYPREVYGLKGILFSPFLHGDIEHLANNSFALLVLLPILRYFYKEQSFVVLLFGIIFSGLGTWLLGRPSYHIGASGLIYALVSFIFFKGIFTKYYRLVALSFTIVILYGGSVWYMFPNVKEGISWEGHLAGFIVGLALALVLKTPQFSKPIFYEWEKPDFNPELDPFMKNFDEKGNFNPPPKPEEVIREYFNSSMKVVYEFLGGKK
- the rlmB gene encoding 23S rRNA (guanosine(2251)-2'-O)-methyltransferase RlmB, encoding MEKDNQIFGIRAIIEAINAKKEIDKVFVQKDAQGDLMQDLMKTMKRNNINFSYVPVEKLNRLTPNNHQGAVATIAPISFVLLETLVEGVIETGKKPLFLILDQLSDARNFGAIIRTAECTGVDGIIIQKQGSAPVNGDTVKTSAGAVFNVPICKVDHIKDAIFYLQGSGIKTVAATEKTEQHIYDINFNEGVAIIMGSEDRGVNPSVLKIVDEKAKLPMFGTIESLNVSVACGAFLYEALRQRLN